AACATCTTGTCGATTATAGAGatgtgaaaaatttatcaCAGCCAATCTATTCTCCTCTTACAACTAATGTTTCCAAGTACTATGCTTCCTTTAAATACTACAAAAGTTACTATGCCAATGTCGATAATAGTACATATTTTGCGGTAGGTATCTGTGGTTACTTCCTGGCATTGATTATCATTGGGGCTATCCATAACTTTTGTAGGGAAACCTCAGTTGCAAAATCGATCAACGGCACCAGAATTGTCAAATTATTTCAAAGGTATATTGTTTTCCCAACATTGCTCCCAGGTGGAAAGTATTATGAAGCATATGGATGGAAATATTTTACAATCTTGTCGCCAAATAGAGCCCAATTTCTGGTTGACTTTGTACTCATGCTACTTCAGATTGGGTTTTACGGAGCAACCTATTATCATGCAACACATAAAAATTACCTAAGATTTTTGGCCGATAAGACAGGTATCATGTCGTTTGGTAAGATTCCATTATTGATTCTATTTGCAGGAAGAAATAATTTCCTGTTATGGATCACTGGTTGGTCATATAACACGTTTTTGCATTTCCACAAAACGTTATCGTACTGGATGATTCTTGATGCTGTTATCCACTCGATTTCATGGACTATCTTAGAATTGGGCTATTATGTTGAAAGTCTGAAAGAGCTTTACTTTGCATGTGGTGTTGCCGCTACAGTGATTGGTTGTGTTATGATTGGCCAAAGCTTACATCCCTTGCGCTGCATTTCTTATGAAGTATTTCTAATAGGACATATCGTGTTGGCTATCGGATTCATTGCAATGTGTTGGAATCACTGTAACATTCTTGGATGGATGGAGTGGCTTGTTGCAGCCTGCTGTGTTTGGTTCTTTGACAGATTGGTCCGAGTCATTCGGATGTGTTGTTTTGGAATCAGGACAGCTAAGATTAGCGTTGTGGGTAAAGACCTAATAAAGGTTGAAGTGAACAAGCCAACATGGGTGAGACACTCACCAGGCCACTATTACTATGTTTACTTTGCGGGATGGAACATGTGGCAGAACCATCC
The Pichia kudriavzevii chromosome 2, complete sequence DNA segment above includes these coding regions:
- a CDS encoding uncharacterized protein (PKUD0B02320; Pfam Domains: Ferric_reduct(7.9e-39)|FAD_binding_8(8.6e- 19)|NAD_binding_6(1.3e-11)): MNIILLLIALTINICFAESKLLGTTLGQVNAGVAEFWGCEIGVRSYVVDFKPPLTSAYSKYHDKPCGYPPLIGTMMVCFTNLTGNTSEKYIEKLSMLTAEKCNEFSSFNYTAEFYKQQYYNATKHLVDYRDVKNLSQPIYSPLTTNVSKYYASFKYYKSYYANVDNSTYFAVGICGYFLALIIIGAIHNFCRETSVAKSINGTRIVKLFQRYIVFPTLLPGGKYYEAYGWKYFTILSPNRAQFLVDFVLMLLQIGFYGATYYHATHKNYLRFLADKTGIMSFGKIPLLILFAGRNNFLLWITGWSYNTFLHFHKTLSYWMILDAVIHSISWTILELGYYVESLKELYFACGVAATVIGCVMIGQSLHPLRCISYEVFLIGHIVLAIGFIAMCWNHCNILGWMEWLVAACCVWFFDRLVRVIRMCCFGIRTAKISVVGKDLIKVEVNKPTWVRHSPGHYYYVYFAGWNMWQNHPFTTVQEGDKLCTYIRVKKGLTQRVFETVSANGGKMEWKVCYEGPYGGNGSYMMKKYDDSLLIAGGSGVPGILDEASRTSEGKMVWIAQTLDSVKAYEMMLRNVKLDLELYITREQGSEKTMRLKELWGEAESEDTSSTDDKSNSATELEIKSCGQQVHAYYGKPNVAEIVDKYVRESPSSNVGIIACGPPKMMDELSHTMSLNVTKWDKSVDYYSEFQIW